The following are from one region of the Methanobacterium sp. genome:
- a CDS encoding formylmethanofuran--tetrahydromethanopterin formyltransferase: MVNVLKNPSCEKIEDTYAEAFNGICCRVIVTADDEETLKRAAYDATSTPGTVIGRVEGGIECWLNENQTPDGRKGAIIHFWYDKEDPEKFEKELSYRIRQDILVKPFTSIFDASINPTGYINTLKHVGHC; this comes from the coding sequence ATGGTTAATGTTTTAAAAAATCCTTCTTGCGAAAAAATTGAGGATACCTATGCTGAGGCTTTTAATGGAATATGCTGCAGAGTCATTGTCACCGCTGATGATGAGGAAACCCTAAAAAGAGCAGCCTATGATGCCACATCCACACCAGGAACAGTTATTGGCCGAGTAGAAGGGGGCATAGAATGCTGGTTAAATGAAAATCAGACCCCTGACGGCCGTAAAGGGGCGATAATCCATTTTTGGTATGATAAAGAGGATCCAGAAAAATTCGAAAAGGAACTTTCCTACCGCATCAGGCAAGATATATTGGTGAAACCATTCACATCTATTTTTGATGCATCAATCAATCCTACCGGTTACATTAACACATTAAAACATGTGGGCCACTGT